Genomic window (Streptomyces sp. LX-29):
GCCGCCTCGCCCCGCCCACGAGGGCTCGCACCGTCCCGGATGGGTCGGGCTCCCGACCCATCCGGGTTCGTGGGCTTCCCGGCCCCAGCCACCGAACGTCTGGGGCCGGCACATCGTGCGTTCCGGCGATTCCGACACCGCCTCGGAGCGCTGAGCGGGTGGTTCCGCTCCGCCGCGCGCAGGCACGTCCGCCGTGCTCCCCCGCCCCGTACGATCAACTCGCAACGGTGACGAGGGCCCACGGCTCCGGCTCCGGCCGCGGCCCTGGCTCCGGCCCCGGCCCCGGCCCCGGCCCCGGCGAGACGATGGTGGGAATCGATGAACGCGCGTACCGCACTACTGGCAGGAGCGACCGGCCTCGTCGGTGGGCAGGTCCTGTCCCGGTTGCTGGCCGACCCGCTCTACGAGCGCGTGACGGTCCTCTCCCGCCGCCCTCTTGAGGTCTCACACGCGAAACTCGACGTCCGCATCGTGGACTTCGCCGCGCTCGCGGAGGACGACGTGCCCGCCGTCGAGGACGTGTACATCACCCTGGGCACGACGATGAAGGCCGCCGGGTCGCGGCAGGCGTTCCGCGCGGTGGACCACCACCACGTCGTCACGGTCGCCCGCCTCGCCCGGCTGGCCGGCGCCCGCCGTATCGCGCTGTGCTCGGCCATCGGCGCGAGCCCGACCGCGCGGGCGTTCTACCTACGGGTCAAGGGAGAGGCCGAACGCGACGTCGTCGGCCTGGAGTACGCGTCCACGCACATCTTCCGCCCGTCCCTGCTGCTCGGCGCCCGCGCGGAGAGCCGGCCCGCGGAGCGCCTCGGCGTGGTCCTGGCGCCCGTCTTCGCCCCGCTGCTGGCCGGACCGCTGCGCCCGTACCGCCCGGTGCGGGTGGAGCGGCTCGCGGCGGCCATGACCAGGACCCTCGCCACGGCCGGGCCGGGCACCCGGGTGCACACGTACGGGGACTTCGTGACGGCGTGAGCGCGACCGCGCGGAAGCGGTCGGAGAACGGGGCGAGCTCCCGCGGAGCGCGACACCGCTCACCGAGCGGCGGCGAACCCGTCCAGCCGCGCCTCCCAGGCGGCCGCCACGGCGGCCCCCACCAGCCCGGCGTCGGTGCCCATCTCGGCGGGCACGACGGTGAGGTCGCGCACGAAGGAGAGGGTGGCGTAGTCGCGCAGCGCCTGGCGGAGCGGGCCGAAGAGCACCTCGCCGGCACCGGCGACGCCGCCGCCGACCACCGCCACCTCGATCTCGACGAGGGTCGCGGTGGCGGCGATGCCGGCCGCCAGGGCACGGGCGGCGCGTTCGAAGGAGGCCCGGGCCACGGGGTCGCCGGCGCGGGCCGCCTCGGCGACGGCGGCGGCACCGGTGTCCCCGCCGGGGCCCGGACGCCAGCCGAGGGCGAGCGCGCGGCGGGCGATGTTGGGGCCGCTGGCGACGGTTTCGACGCAGCCGCGCGCGCCGCAGGGACAGGGGTCTCCGTCCAACTCCACGCTGATGTGGCCGATGTGGCCGGCGTTGCCGGTCGGCCCGGGGTACAGCCGACCGTCCAGCACCAGCCCGCCGCCGACCCCGGTGGAGACCACCATGCACAGGGCGCCGGTGCGACCCCGGGCCGCGCCCTGCCAGGACTCGGCCGCGGTCATCGCCACGCCGTCGCCGACCAGGGTCACGGGCAGCGCTCCGGTCGTCTCGCGTACGCCCGCGACGAGCGGGAAGTCGCGCCAGCCGGGGATGTTGACGGGGCTGACGGTGCCGACGGAGGCGTCGACCGGCCCGGCGCTGCCGATCCCGACGGCGGCCACCCGCGACCACTGCGCCGAGCCGGCGAGCTCTTCCAGCACCGCCCTGACCTCGCCCATCACCACCGCTCCGGGCTCCCTCGCGGGGGTGGCCCGCCGGGCCCGTACGACCAGCTTGCCGGCGCCGTCCACCAGCGCGCCCGCGATCTTGGTGCCGCCGATGTCGAGCGCGGCGATGAGGTCACGTGCCATGCGGGTCGTCTCTCCTGGTGGCCGCGCGGACGGGGATGCGTGCCCGAATAGTCTCGCCTGCCACTGACAACGTTGTCCAGAGGCTATGCTCGACTCTCCTTACTACCATCAGACCGCCCCCGGAAAACGGCAGACAGGAACCGCGCACCGTGGTCGATCCCGCCAGCAGCACCGTCCCACGCCGGTACGGCACCCGGCCCACGATGAAGGACGTGGCCGCCCGCGCCGGGGTCGGTCTCAAGACGGTCTCCCGCGTGGTCAACGGGGAGCCCGGGGTCACCCCGGACACCGAGCGCCGGGTGCAGGAGGCGATCACCGCCCTCGGCTTCCGGCGCAACGACAGCGCCCGCATCCTCCGCAAGGGCCGCACCGCCAGCATCGGGCTGGTCCTCGAGGACCTGGCCGACCCCTTCTACGGTCCGCTCAGCCGCGCCGTCGAGGAGGTCGCCCGCTCCCACGGCGCGCTGCTCATCAACGGCTCCAGCGCCGAGGATCCGGAGCGCGAGCAGGAGTTGGTGCTGGCCCTCTGCGCGCGCCGCGTCGACGGCCTCGTGATCATCCCGGCCGGGCAGGACCACCGCTATCTCGAACCCGAGATCGCCGCGGGCGTCGCCACCGTCTTCGTCGACCGCCCGGCCGCCCGGCTCGCCGCCGACGCCGTCCTCTCCGACTGCTTCGGCGGGGCTCGCGACGCCGTGGCCCACCTCATCGCGCACGGCCACCGCCGCATCGGCTTCATCGGCGACCAGCCCCGCATCCACACCGCGGCCGAACGCCTCCGCGGCTACCGCGCCGCCATGGCCGCCGCCGGCCTGCCGGTGGACGACTCCTGGCTCTCCCTCGGCCCCACCGACCCGGACCGCGTGCGCTCCGCCGCGCGGGTCATGCTCGACACCCCGGCCCCCGTCACGGCTCTCTTCGCGGGCAACAACCGCGTCACCGTCACCGCCGTCCGCGTCCTCGCCGCCCGCCCCCGCCCCGTCGCCCTCGTCGGCTTCGACGACTTCGAACTCGCCGACCTGCTCTCCCCCGCCGTCACCGTCGTCGCCCAGGACGCCGCCCAACTCGGCCGCACCGCCGCCGACATGCTCTTCCGCCGCCTCGACGGCGGCGCCGACGAGCCCCGCCAGGTGGTCCTGCCCACGCGGCTGATCGCGCGCGGGTCGGGGGAGATTCCGCCGGCGGACTGACGGCGGACCGACAGCGGCCGACGGCGCGGCACGGAGGACCGGCGGACGGCTTGCGGGGGGCTCCGGGGCCTAGTTCAGCGGCAGCGCGTCGTTCACCGGGGCGACGATCCCGAGTGCGGAGTCCATGTCCCGCACGACCTGCCCGGCCTCGTTGAGCCGGTTCACCTGGCCGAGCCACCTCGGAGCCCCGCCCGGCTGCGGGCCGATCCGCGGTTGCTCCCCCTGGGCGGGGGTGTACGGGGTGGCGTGCTCCCCGGAGTACGAGATACGGCCCTCCGGCACGGGCGCGGCTACGGCGCCGGTGGCACCCAGGGTGCAGGCGGCGCCGGCCAGCGCGGCGAGGGCGAAGCGCTTGGTCATGCGCGGCCTAACGAGGAGTGTGCGCCCGGGACACTTTCCTTCGGCCGCGCGGGGGCGGAGCCGGCCTCCGCGGCGCGCCGCGGCCGTCCCGGCTCACCGGTGTCCTGTCGATCGTCAGTCGCCGAAGTGGCGGCGGGCGGCCTCGATGTGTCCGAGGTACCGCTGGGTCCAGTCGCACATGCCGTCGACCGTGGCCCGCAGGGCCCGGCCCGGCTCGGTGAGGGTGTACTCGACGCGCGGCGGCACGGTGGGGTGGACCTCGCGCTCGACCAGGCCGTTGCGCTCCATCATCCGCAGGTTCTGGGTGAGCATCTTGTGGCTGATGCCCTCGACCTCGTCGCGCAACTCGCTGAAGCGCAGGGTGCGCTCGCCGATGGCCTCGATGATCAGCAACGCCCACTTGTTGGCGATGTCCGAGAAGATCTCCCGCGCCAACGAGTCCGCGCGCCGCAGGTCCACATCCTCGGGCGAGCCCCCGAACTGCTTGGTCACCATCAGGTTCCCCAGTCACTGAAAAGTGCGTTCTTCCACGTCAGCCGCCACTCTCCTACGGTTCCTGAGTAACCACAAGAGCCCACGAATGCTGGTGGTTCGGCACGAGCGTTCGTGGTGCGACGGACGCGGGCACACCGGTGCCCGGACAAGGAGCGGCGACATGGCCATCACCCTGGTGAACCCCGACGGACTGCCCGTCATCGACGTCTACCGGCAGGTGTCGATCGCCACGGGGTCGAGACTCGTCTTCATCGCCGGACAGGTCTCCTGGGACGCCCAGGGGATCAACGTCGGCGAAGGCGACCTCGCCGCGCAGGTCGAGCAGTGCTACCTCAACGTCGGTACCGCCCTGGCCGGGGTGGGCGGTTCCTTCGACGACGTCGCGAAACTGACCGTCCACGTCGTCGACTGGACCCCCGACAAGATGCCCGCGCTCCTGGAGGGAATCTCCCGCGCGGCCGCGAAGCTGGGCGTCACCCCGACCCCGCCGGCCACGCTGCTGGGCGTCGCGGCACTGGACGTCCCCGAGCACCTGGTCGAGATCGAAGCCACCGCGGTCCTCGACTGAACCGGCTTGGCCCTGCTGTCCGCGCTGGTCACCGACGAATGTCAGTGGCCGGGGGTACGGTTCCCCTCAAGATTCGATCGAGATGCCGACATCTCCCACGGGGGCGATCCGCCATGAGCAGCAGCGACAGCAGCGCGCACGAGGGCTTCACGGCCGAGGAGCGGGCCGCGATGAAGGACCACGCCCAGGAGCTGAAGAAGGCCGCGCGCCGCGGCTCGCGCGCGGACAAGGCGGCGCAGGCGGAGCGGGACGTGCTCGCGAAGATCGCCGAGATGCGGGACTCGGACCGGGTCATGGCCGAGCGCGTCCACGCCGTCATCACCGCCAACGCCCCCTCCCTCGCCCCCAAGCTCTGGTACGGGATGCCCGCCTACGCGCTCGACGGCAAGGTCGTCTGCTTCTTCCAGAGCGCGGAGAAGTTCAAGGCCCGCTACGCCACGCTCGGCTTCAGCGACCAGGCGAAACTGGACGAGGGCCCGATGTGGCCGACCGGTTTCGCCCTGACCGAGGTGACACCCGAGGTGGAGCAGCGGATCGCGGCGCTCGTGAAGCGGGCGGTGAGCTGACGGGTGCCCGGTGAACGGAGGAAGACTGACCCGGGCGTTGGCGACTCACTCCTTCTCCTCCACTATGCGCTGAGGGCCCAGCGAGTGCCGTCGTCGAGTTGGAGCGAGTGGCGTCCGTTCGAGTGAACGCTCAGGGTGTAGGCGTCGGCGCCGGGGGTGCCCGCTCCGGCCCAATGCCGAAGCAGCGGGGCGCGCTCGTCCCAGAGAGCGCGTGGCCCGCCGGCTTCGAGGCGGGCGCTCCCGTCTTCACGGGGGGTGATGCGCGCCCATGATCCCGAGGCGGCGTGCGTGAGGCCGTGCACCTGCCGGTCGTTGTCGTCGATGAGAGTGAGCTCGACGACGTCGGGCTGCACGAGGGAGCCGAGGAATCGCGGCATGTCCGCGGTGAGGTCGACGGGCAGATCGATCTCACGGGAGGGGCCGACGGCGGTCATGAGCTGTCCGGCATGGCTGCGGGCGGGGGCGGCCACGATGGTGCGGTTGGACCTCGCGGTCATGAAGGCGGCGAGCGTGGGCAGGAAGCGGCCGGCGGCGCTGTGGTCGTCGCCGACGGTAAGGGCGACGAGCCCGCATCCGAGGTTGGCGACAATGCTTCCGCCCGGGCGTACCTGCGCGGACCACGCTTGGGGGATGCGGCCGATACCGCAGGTGGCGATCAGCCCGGCGAAGGGGGCGTGCTCGGGGCATTCCCTGGTGCCGTCACCAACCGTGAGGGTGGGGGTGTAGCCGGCGGCGGCGAGGCGGGTGCGGGCGGCGCCGACGAGGCTGGGGTCGATGTCGAGGGAGACGATGCGGCGGGAGCCGTAGCGGTGTGAGAGTACGGCGGCGTTGTAGCCGGTGCCGGTGCCCACTTCGAGCACCCGGCCCTCGTTGGGGGCGAGGGCTTCCAACATGAGCGCCATCATGGTCGGGCGGGTTGACGAGCTGGTCGTGGTGCCGTGCGCGTCATGCCGGGTGAGCAGCGAGACATCGGCATAGACGGCTTCGAGGTATCCGGGGTCGCTCATGCGGTAAGTGGTGAGGGCTCCACCAGCGGTGCGCACGGTGAATTCGGGAACAAACAGTTCGCGCGGGACGGCGGCGAACGCTGCGTGCCATTCAGTCGAGCGCAGGGTTCCCTCGGCGACGAGCTGATCGGCCATGCGGCGGCGTAGCCGCTCGGCCGATTCGGTGGTGATCATGGGCAGTTCCTTCGAGTAGATCAGCGAGAGCGCGTGCGATGGGGGTGCGCA
Coding sequences:
- a CDS encoding NAD(P)H-binding protein, whose product is MNARTALLAGATGLVGGQVLSRLLADPLYERVTVLSRRPLEVSHAKLDVRIVDFAALAEDDVPAVEDVYITLGTTMKAAGSRQAFRAVDHHHVVTVARLARLAGARRIALCSAIGASPTARAFYLRVKGEAERDVVGLEYASTHIFRPSLLLGARAESRPAERLGVVLAPVFAPLLAGPLRPYRPVRVERLAAAMTRTLATAGPGTRVHTYGDFVTA
- a CDS encoding ROK family protein yields the protein MARDLIAALDIGGTKIAGALVDGAGKLVVRARRATPAREPGAVVMGEVRAVLEELAGSAQWSRVAAVGIGSAGPVDASVGTVSPVNIPGWRDFPLVAGVRETTGALPVTLVGDGVAMTAAESWQGAARGRTGALCMVVSTGVGGGLVLDGRLYPGPTGNAGHIGHISVELDGDPCPCGARGCVETVASGPNIARRALALGWRPGPGGDTGAAAVAEAARAGDPVARASFERAARALAAGIAATATLVEIEVAVVGGGVAGAGEVLFGPLRQALRDYATLSFVRDLTVVPAEMGTDAGLVGAAVAAAWEARLDGFAAAR
- a CDS encoding LacI family DNA-binding transcriptional regulator, whose protein sequence is MKDVAARAGVGLKTVSRVVNGEPGVTPDTERRVQEAITALGFRRNDSARILRKGRTASIGLVLEDLADPFYGPLSRAVEEVARSHGALLINGSSAEDPEREQELVLALCARRVDGLVIIPAGQDHRYLEPEIAAGVATVFVDRPAARLAADAVLSDCFGGARDAVAHLIAHGHRRIGFIGDQPRIHTAAERLRGYRAAMAAAGLPVDDSWLSLGPTDPDRVRSAARVMLDTPAPVTALFAGNNRVTVTAVRVLAARPRPVALVGFDDFELADLLSPAVTVVAQDAAQLGRTAADMLFRRLDGGADEPRQVVLPTRLIARGSGEIPPAD
- a CDS encoding helix-turn-helix domain-containing protein gives rise to the protein MVTKQFGGSPEDVDLRRADSLAREIFSDIANKWALLIIEAIGERTLRFSELRDEVEGISHKMLTQNLRMMERNGLVEREVHPTVPPRVEYTLTEPGRALRATVDGMCDWTQRYLGHIEAARRHFGD
- a CDS encoding RidA family protein, translated to MAITLVNPDGLPVIDVYRQVSIATGSRLVFIAGQVSWDAQGINVGEGDLAAQVEQCYLNVGTALAGVGGSFDDVAKLTVHVVDWTPDKMPALLEGISRAAAKLGVTPTPPATLLGVAALDVPEHLVEIEATAVLD
- a CDS encoding DUF1801 domain-containing protein, translating into MSSSDSSAHEGFTAEERAAMKDHAQELKKAARRGSRADKAAQAERDVLAKIAEMRDSDRVMAERVHAVITANAPSLAPKLWYGMPAYALDGKVVCFFQSAEKFKARYATLGFSDQAKLDEGPMWPTGFALTEVTPEVEQRIAALVKRAVS
- a CDS encoding methyltransferase domain-containing protein, which translates into the protein MITTESAERLRRRMADQLVAEGTLRSTEWHAAFAAVPRELFVPEFTVRTAGGALTTYRMSDPGYLEAVYADVSLLTRHDAHGTTTSSSTRPTMMALMLEALAPNEGRVLEVGTGTGYNAAVLSHRYGSRRIVSLDIDPSLVGAARTRLAAAGYTPTLTVGDGTRECPEHAPFAGLIATCGIGRIPQAWSAQVRPGGSIVANLGCGLVALTVGDDHSAAGRFLPTLAAFMTARSNRTIVAAPARSHAGQLMTAVGPSREIDLPVDLTADMPRFLGSLVQPDVVELTLIDDNDRQVHGLTHAASGSWARITPREDGSARLEAGGPRALWDERAPLLRHWAGAGTPGADAYTLSVHSNGRHSLQLDDGTRWALSA